A stretch of Shewanella dokdonensis DNA encodes these proteins:
- a CDS encoding phage virion morphogenesis protein, with the protein MSSKGPYAATDSYTPTISRMAREHQYALRGRLKGYIEVQYLRRELLGFTKEDLATVKELLLEWVGD; encoded by the coding sequence ATGAGCAGTAAAGGCCCCTACGCTGCTACAGATAGCTATACGCCGACCATCAGCCGCATGGCACGCGAACACCAATACGCGCTAAGAGGAAGATTGAAAGGTTATATCGAAGTGCAATATCTACGACGCGAACTGCTGGGGTTTACGAAAGAAGATCTAGCAACAGTGAAAGAACTGCTGTTGGAATGGGTAGGAGACTAA
- a CDS encoding phage virion morphogenesis protein, with amino-acid sequence MAADSLSHLNDQFDGLIEALSPQARKQLAKQIAATLRKSQAQRIKANKNPDGSAYIPRKPQPGHIKRKLMFQKLIRSKWLKQQATPNAATVSFTPTISHIVRAHQYGLRGRLKGYIEVQYPQRELLGFTKEELAAVEELLLDWLNSSIR; translated from the coding sequence ATGGCCGCCGATAGCTTAAGCCACCTTAACGACCAGTTTGACGGACTGATTGAGGCGCTATCACCACAAGCGCGTAAGCAACTTGCCAAACAGATCGCCGCCACCCTGCGCAAGTCTCAGGCGCAGCGTATCAAGGCCAACAAAAACCCGGATGGCAGCGCCTACATCCCACGCAAACCGCAACCGGGGCACATCAAACGCAAACTGATGTTCCAGAAACTCATCCGCAGCAAGTGGCTCAAGCAGCAAGCCACACCCAACGCCGCCACGGTCAGCTTTACACCGACCATTAGTCATATTGTGCGAGCGCACCAATACGGCCTTAGGGGAAGATTAAAAGGCTATATCGAGGTGCAGTACCCGCAGCGTGAGCTGCTGGGGTTCACGAAAGAAGAACTAGCAGCAGTGGAAGAACTGCTGCTGGATTGGCTGAATTCTTCAATACGGTAG
- a CDS encoding phage tail protein has protein sequence MNKPQQLRELLSQAVPHLRHHPEALHIFVENGNIIATAAKGNLSYEYQFNCIIVVTDYRAHADTLIVPILGWLATEQPELLSNPDKRANGFKFRAELINHTTCDIEITLALTERVKVSTQDGQLTAEHLPEPQFDEAGDYTLYVNQELTPWPPIA, from the coding sequence ATGAATAAACCGCAGCAACTGCGCGAACTGCTGAGCCAAGCGGTACCGCATCTGCGCCATCATCCCGAGGCGCTGCATATCTTTGTCGAGAACGGCAATATCATCGCCACCGCCGCCAAGGGCAATCTCAGCTATGAGTACCAGTTCAACTGCATCATAGTGGTGACCGATTACCGTGCCCATGCCGATACCTTGATTGTGCCCATCTTGGGCTGGCTGGCGACCGAGCAGCCAGAACTTTTAAGCAATCCCGATAAACGCGCCAATGGTTTTAAGTTTCGGGCGGAGCTGATTAACCACACCACCTGCGACATTGAAATCACGCTGGCACTCACTGAACGGGTGAAAGTGAGCACGCAAGACGGCCAGCTCACCGCCGAACATCTGCCGGAGCCTCAGTTTGATGAAGCCGGCGATTACACCCTGTATGTCAATCAGGAACTGACCCCATGGCCGCCGATAGCTTAA
- the lysC gene encoding Rz1-like lysis system protein LysC (LysC is an Rz1-like component of a phage lytic system, substantially overlapping although not fully embedded in the gene for the Rz-like LysB component.) produces the protein MLKPGLILLCPLLLSACASDQPLVAAPPIDNGCPRVVPCSLPPANPRSNEGLSQEIDQLEPGLARLRRPGRHDSGMPATAGAKGA, from the coding sequence ATGTTAAAGCCTGGGCTGATACTGCTCTGCCCGCTGCTATTATCCGCCTGCGCCAGCGACCAGCCCTTAGTGGCAGCGCCGCCTATCGACAATGGCTGTCCGCGCGTAGTGCCCTGCTCGCTCCCACCGGCGAACCCGAGAAGCAACGAGGGGCTCAGTCAGGAGATTGACCAGCTAGAGCCAGGCCTGGCACGCCTGCGCCGCCCAGGTCGACATGATAGTGGAATGCCAGCAACAGCAGGAGCAAAAGGCGCATGA
- a CDS encoding N-acetylmuramidase domain-containing protein gives MMLQLGAKGHQVKWLQQQLLQQGTVIAVDGDYGEATRQAVLRYQLDNDLPPTGSVGPRMLARLAGKARPELLTLRDLQQAANTLEIALATMVALANVESQGNGFFDNGKAVILYERHIFYRQIAVTDQAQANVLAERYPNLCNPKPGGYIGGANEYSRLRAACSLDMDAAIEACSWGMFQIMGMHWQSLGYDSAIAMSRAMAASEAEQLNALVKFIMADSKLHQALQQRKWGEFAKRYNGPNYQANNYDIKLARSYQQLDVLLKEQGYE, from the coding sequence ATGATGTTGCAATTGGGGGCCAAGGGGCACCAGGTCAAATGGCTGCAACAGCAGTTGCTGCAGCAAGGCACCGTGATTGCGGTGGACGGCGATTATGGCGAGGCCACCCGTCAGGCGGTCCTGCGTTATCAGTTGGACAACGACTTGCCACCCACTGGCAGTGTCGGCCCGCGCATGCTGGCACGGCTTGCGGGCAAGGCCAGACCGGAGTTGCTGACCCTGCGGGATTTGCAGCAGGCGGCAAACACGCTGGAGATTGCGCTGGCGACCATGGTGGCCCTCGCCAATGTGGAATCCCAAGGCAACGGCTTCTTTGATAACGGCAAGGCGGTGATTTTGTATGAGCGGCATATCTTCTATCGCCAGATTGCCGTTACCGACCAGGCCCAAGCAAATGTGCTGGCCGAGCGTTACCCGAATCTGTGTAACCCCAAGCCCGGTGGATACATCGGCGGCGCCAATGAATACAGCCGCCTGCGCGCAGCCTGCTCTCTCGATATGGACGCGGCCATTGAGGCGTGCAGCTGGGGCATGTTCCAGATAATGGGCATGCACTGGCAATCTCTGGGCTATGACTCAGCCATTGCCATGAGTCGCGCCATGGCCGCCAGTGAAGCCGAACAACTCAATGCCCTGGTCAAGTTCATCATGGCCGACAGCAAACTGCACCAGGCATTGCAGCAACGCAAATGGGGCGAGTTTGCCAAGCGCTACAACGGCCCCAACTATCAGGCCAACAATTATGACATCAAGCTGGCGCGCAGTTATCAGCAGCTCGATGTGCTGCTGAAGGAACAAGGTTATGAGTAA
- a CDS encoding phage holin family protein — protein MTTLNALICLAIALRLALFVKRRYRPWISVLAYLLTVACGSQTLLALLHVGNATHWSVLLANAVLAVLVFSANGNLAELFKSSAAHSRLSSWLLHQKPVKEKA, from the coding sequence ATGACCACACTCAACGCCCTCATCTGTCTCGCCATTGCGCTGCGCCTGGCGCTCTTTGTCAAACGCCGTTATCGGCCGTGGATTTCGGTACTGGCCTATCTGTTGACGGTCGCCTGTGGCAGTCAGACCCTGCTGGCACTGCTGCATGTGGGCAACGCCACCCACTGGAGCGTATTACTGGCAAACGCGGTGTTAGCCGTGCTGGTGTTTAGCGCCAACGGCAATCTGGCGGAGCTGTTCAAGAGCAGCGCTGCCCACTCACGGTTGTCGAGCTGGTTACTGCATCAAAAACCCGTTAAGGAGAAAGCATGA
- a CDS encoding putative holin gives MSEPVTTSTATAYVFTAGLLTLLPGVDPGVVIGAFTGSLLFIISDDSSGHWRKASLFIISFLGGLLCAQWAANLLSLALPSTIAVNPAMASIIAAASVVRLLQKLTSEPDTLLDFIRSFRGKK, from the coding sequence ATGAGCGAACCCGTTACCACCTCAACCGCCACTGCCTACGTTTTTACCGCCGGCCTGTTAACCCTGCTGCCCGGGGTGGACCCCGGCGTGGTCATTGGTGCCTTCACTGGCTCACTGCTGTTCATCATCAGTGATGACAGCTCCGGCCATTGGCGTAAGGCCAGCCTGTTTATCATCTCGTTTCTGGGTGGTTTGCTGTGTGCCCAGTGGGCCGCCAATCTGCTCAGCCTGGCACTGCCCAGCACCATTGCGGTCAATCCGGCCATGGCGTCCATTATTGCCGCCGCCAGTGTCGTCAGACTGCTGCAGAAGCTCACCAGCGAACCTGACACCTTGCTTGATTTCATTCGTTCATTCAGGGGGAAGAAATGA
- a CDS encoding tail protein X translates to MGMTVYSQQGDTLDLLCQRHLGTTRRVTEKALQLNPHLADKGPVLPLGTAVLLPALSEAPAITSHIQLWD, encoded by the coding sequence ATGGGCATGACCGTCTACAGCCAGCAGGGCGATACCCTCGACTTATTGTGTCAGCGCCATCTGGGCACGACCCGCCGCGTCACCGAAAAGGCGCTGCAGCTCAACCCGCACCTGGCAGACAAAGGGCCGGTGTTGCCGCTGGGCACGGCGGTTCTGCTGCCAGCGCTCAGCGAAGCGCCCGCCATTACTTCACACATTCAGCTATGGGACTGA
- a CDS encoding head completion/stabilization protein, with protein sequence MSFIATAPASEGTVTNDGFWPEIDLAALQLTMRLDGTVTAERLQHAAINAMILVNRDLAQWQQRQQDNGYASMDAVPARTINGSSERQYLYLRAVYCLTKANLSERYSDYDSTAAKQDDGDNLQSTIDDLRRDAAYAIRDLMDIPHVTVELI encoded by the coding sequence ATGAGTTTTATTGCCACAGCACCGGCCAGTGAAGGCACTGTCACCAATGATGGCTTTTGGCCGGAGATTGATTTAGCCGCCCTGCAGCTCACCATGCGCCTGGATGGCACCGTCACCGCCGAGCGGCTGCAGCATGCCGCCATTAACGCGATGATTTTGGTCAACCGCGATTTGGCTCAATGGCAGCAGCGTCAGCAGGATAACGGCTATGCCTCAATGGACGCGGTACCGGCGCGCACTATCAACGGCAGCTCAGAGCGGCAATACCTCTACCTACGGGCGGTGTACTGCCTCACCAAAGCCAATCTGAGTGAGCGCTATAGCGATTACGACAGCACCGCTGCCAAGCAGGATGACGGCGACAACCTGCAGAGCACCATTGACGACCTTAGGCGCGATGCGGCCTATGCCATCCGCGATTTGATGGATATCCCCCATGTGACGGTGGAGCTGATTTGA
- the gpM gene encoding phage terminase small subunit: protein MMSPAQAHRDRVLAAKRGGDNPALDQKALNQYELMLMQLTEHRRALKTLQSIDRKIQAKRQFLPQYTPYLDGVLSANRGQQDEVLTTVMLWHIDVGDIAAAIRLGRYAIQHDLTMPDRFERGLPCTFAEEVADVATRLLGSENAVSSALIAEVIAMTTDSDMYDEVRAKLYRAYGEALEAEEQLQPAFDAYQTALKYNDKVGVKKLMEKLGRTLGTSQPDSGSHTAS, encoded by the coding sequence ATGATGTCACCTGCCCAAGCGCATCGCGACCGGGTACTGGCGGCCAAGCGTGGCGGGGATAACCCCGCCCTCGACCAAAAGGCCCTCAACCAGTACGAACTGATGTTGATGCAGCTCACCGAGCACCGCCGCGCGCTGAAAACCTTGCAGTCCATCGACCGCAAAATTCAGGCGAAGCGCCAGTTTCTGCCGCAGTACACCCCGTATCTGGACGGGGTACTCAGCGCCAACCGCGGCCAGCAGGATGAAGTGCTGACTACAGTCATGCTGTGGCATATCGATGTGGGCGACATTGCCGCCGCCATCAGGCTTGGCCGTTATGCCATCCAGCATGACTTGACCATGCCGGACCGCTTCGAGCGCGGTCTGCCCTGCACCTTTGCCGAAGAGGTCGCCGATGTGGCAACGCGGCTGCTGGGCAGCGAGAACGCGGTCAGTAGCGCCCTCATTGCCGAGGTGATTGCAATGACCACCGACAGCGACATGTACGACGAAGTGCGCGCCAAACTCTATCGCGCCTATGGCGAAGCGCTGGAAGCGGAAGAACAACTGCAACCGGCTTTCGATGCGTACCAGACCGCACTCAAATACAACGACAAGGTAGGCGTGAAAAAGCTGATGGAAAAGCTTGGCCGCACCTTGGGCACCTCACAGCCAGACAGCGGTAGTCATACCGCCAGCTAA
- a CDS encoding phage major capsid protein, P2 family, protein MLGVFYMRNETRQLFNAYTHQLCALNGVDSTNTKFTVTPSVQQTLETRMQESSEFLTRINIVPVNEKSGEKLGLGINSTIASTTDTTKQDRQAIDPTDLDAAGYDCTQTNFDTVLRYAKIDMWAKFPDFQARIRDTILKRQALDRIMIGFNGTSRAATSDRGTNPLLQDVNKGWLQKIREYAPQRHMKEVVADSGKIIIGTDYANLDALVFDMVNNLIEPWYQDDTELVAICGRKLLADKYFPIVNKNHEPTETLAADLIISQKRLGGLPAVRVPSFPANGILVTRMDNLSLYWQEGARRRHIVDNPKRDQIENYESSNDAYVVEDYGCAAFAENITFTQGA, encoded by the coding sequence TTGCTAGGAGTCTTCTACATGCGCAACGAAACCCGTCAACTGTTCAACGCCTATACCCACCAGTTGTGTGCCCTCAATGGCGTGGACAGCACTAACACCAAATTCACCGTCACCCCCAGCGTGCAGCAGACGCTGGAAACCCGGATGCAGGAAAGCTCCGAGTTCCTGACCCGCATCAACATTGTGCCGGTGAATGAAAAGAGCGGTGAAAAGCTGGGGCTAGGCATTAACAGCACCATTGCCAGCACCACCGACACCACCAAGCAGGACCGTCAGGCCATCGACCCGACCGATTTGGATGCGGCGGGTTATGACTGCACCCAGACCAACTTTGATACGGTGCTGCGTTACGCCAAAATCGATATGTGGGCCAAGTTTCCCGACTTTCAGGCGCGTATCCGTGACACCATTTTGAAACGCCAGGCACTAGACCGCATCATGATTGGCTTTAACGGCACCAGCCGCGCCGCCACCTCTGACCGTGGCACCAATCCCCTACTGCAGGATGTGAACAAGGGCTGGCTGCAGAAAATCCGTGAGTACGCACCGCAGCGCCACATGAAAGAAGTGGTCGCCGATTCCGGTAAAATCATCATCGGCACCGACTACGCCAACCTGGATGCGCTGGTGTTCGACATGGTCAACAACCTGATTGAACCCTGGTACCAGGACGACACCGAGTTAGTGGCTATCTGTGGCCGCAAGCTGCTGGCTGACAAGTATTTCCCTATCGTCAACAAGAACCACGAACCCACTGAAACCCTGGCGGCCGATTTGATTATCAGCCAGAAACGCCTCGGCGGCTTACCGGCCGTGCGCGTACCGAGTTTCCCGGCCAACGGCATTCTGGTGACCCGCATGGATAACCTCAGCCTGTACTGGCAGGAAGGCGCGCGCCGCCGGCACATCGTGGACAACCCGAAACGTGATCAGATTGAAAACTACGAATCCTCTAACGATGCCTACGTGGTGGAAGACTATGGCTGTGCTGCCTTTGCTGAAAACATCACCTTTACCCAGGGAGCCTAA
- a CDS encoding terminase large subunit domain-containing protein, which produces MRMVQLIAKADKDGRDFKEMDLLGRQLERIARITRYQNGGNEADLNPKVHHRNAGDKRKPVKNLITDEQRDKLWSAFNTQMFDYQRTWYQAGLSHRIRNILKSRQIGATYYFAHEALLDALDTGRNQIFLSASKAQAHVFKQYILAFARDVAEVELSGDPIVLANGAILYFLGTNARTAQSYHGNLYLDEYFWIHKFQEFRKVASGMAMHKKWRQTYFSTPSSLNHDAYPFWSGALFNRGRPKAERITLDVSHPALANGRACEDSQWRQVVTVDDAIRQGCNLFDPDTLHLEYSPEEYQNLLMCEFIDDSQSVFPMQMMQRCMVDAWEVWTDYKPFAPRPMGMREVWIGYDPAKGGQGDSAGCSVICPPAVKGGKHRIIEKHRWAGMDFEAQANQIRELTRRYNVTFIGIDTTGLGESVYQLVKKFFPATPFLYTPSLKAQMVIKAYDVISKGRLEFDAGWTDLAQAFMSIRKTLTASQRQVTYESSRSEETSHADIAWATIHALYNEPLDISDNATSMMEIYD; this is translated from the coding sequence ATGCGCATGGTGCAGCTTATTGCCAAAGCCGATAAAGACGGGCGCGATTTTAAAGAGATGGATTTGCTTGGGCGGCAGCTCGAGCGCATTGCCCGTATCACCCGCTACCAGAATGGCGGCAATGAAGCAGATTTGAACCCCAAGGTGCATCACCGCAATGCCGGCGATAAGCGCAAGCCGGTGAAAAACCTTATCACCGATGAACAGCGCGACAAGTTGTGGTCCGCCTTCAATACGCAGATGTTTGATTATCAGCGCACCTGGTATCAGGCGGGTTTAAGTCACCGTATCCGCAACATCCTCAAATCGCGGCAAATCGGTGCGACGTATTATTTCGCCCATGAAGCGCTGCTGGATGCGCTTGATACCGGGCGCAACCAGATATTCCTCTCCGCCAGTAAGGCGCAGGCGCATGTGTTCAAGCAGTACATTCTGGCGTTTGCGCGGGATGTGGCCGAAGTGGAGCTGAGCGGTGACCCGATTGTGCTCGCCAACGGCGCCATTTTGTATTTTCTCGGCACCAACGCCCGCACCGCCCAGTCCTACCACGGCAATCTGTACCTGGATGAATACTTTTGGATCCACAAGTTCCAGGAGTTTCGCAAAGTGGCCTCCGGCATGGCGATGCACAAGAAGTGGCGTCAGACCTATTTCTCCACCCCGTCATCGCTGAACCATGATGCGTACCCGTTCTGGTCCGGGGCGCTGTTTAACCGCGGCCGACCCAAGGCCGAACGTATCACCCTGGATGTGAGTCACCCGGCGTTAGCCAATGGCCGAGCCTGCGAGGACAGCCAATGGCGCCAGGTGGTCACCGTGGATGATGCCATCCGCCAGGGCTGTAACCTGTTTGACCCGGACACCCTGCACCTGGAATATAGCCCAGAAGAGTACCAGAACCTGTTGATGTGCGAGTTCATTGATGATTCGCAGTCGGTATTCCCGATGCAGATGATGCAGCGCTGCATGGTAGATGCCTGGGAAGTGTGGACCGATTACAAACCGTTTGCGCCAAGGCCGATGGGCATGCGTGAAGTGTGGATTGGCTATGACCCGGCCAAAGGCGGGCAGGGTGATAGTGCTGGCTGCTCGGTGATTTGCCCGCCGGCCGTGAAGGGCGGCAAACACCGCATTATTGAAAAACACCGCTGGGCTGGGATGGACTTTGAGGCGCAGGCCAACCAAATCCGTGAGCTGACCCGGCGCTATAACGTTACCTTTATCGGGATTGATACCACCGGCCTTGGCGAGTCGGTGTACCAACTGGTGAAGAAGTTCTTCCCGGCCACGCCGTTCCTGTATACCCCGTCACTGAAAGCGCAGATGGTCATCAAAGCCTATGACGTCATCAGCAAGGGCCGACTGGAGTTTGATGCCGGTTGGACGGATTTAGCACAAGCCTTTATGTCCATCCGCAAAACCCTCACCGCCTCACAGCGGCAAGTGACCTATGAATCCTCGCGCAGTGAAGAAACCAGCCATGCCGATATTGCCTGGGCCACCATTCACGCGCTGTATAACGAACCGCTCGATATAAGCGACAACGCCACCTCAATGATGGAGATTTACGACTGA
- a CDS encoding phage portal protein, producing MSNDTLETTEPNHRIEVFTFGEPMPVLSQREIFDYLEAMSNGKWYEPPLSMNGLARIYRAAVHHASAIQVKRNILKACFIPHPKLSLHEFTKLVMDLLIFANAYLQRIPNRTGGTASYQVSPAKYTRVGVKPNQYWWVPNLADELAFQPHELFHLMEADINQEIYGVPDYVASMNSSLLNESATLFRRRYYENGSHAGFILYLTDANVNNQDVDALRKSLKESKGPGNFRNLFLHSPGGNKDGMKLIPVAEVAAKDEFLSIKNVSRDDQLGAHRVPPQLMGIMPNNTGGFGDVEKAAKVFDANELECIRQNLLSINDWAGEEIIRFKAFSLVASVSD from the coding sequence ATGTCAAACGACACACTTGAAACAACCGAACCCAATCACCGCATTGAGGTATTTACCTTTGGGGAACCGATGCCGGTGTTATCGCAACGGGAGATTTTTGATTACCTGGAAGCCATGAGCAACGGCAAATGGTACGAACCGCCGCTGTCGATGAATGGTCTGGCGCGCATCTACCGCGCCGCGGTGCATCACGCCTCCGCCATTCAGGTGAAGCGCAACATTCTCAAGGCGTGTTTTATCCCGCATCCCAAACTGTCGCTGCATGAGTTCACCAAACTGGTGATGGATTTGTTGATTTTTGCCAATGCCTACCTGCAGCGCATCCCTAACCGCACCGGCGGCACGGCCAGCTATCAGGTGAGCCCCGCCAAATACACCCGCGTGGGCGTCAAGCCGAACCAATACTGGTGGGTACCAAACCTGGCCGATGAACTGGCATTTCAGCCCCATGAGCTGTTTCACCTGATGGAAGCGGATATCAATCAGGAGATTTATGGCGTGCCGGATTATGTTGCCAGTATGAATTCCAGCCTGCTGAATGAATCGGCCACGCTGTTTCGCCGCCGCTACTATGAGAACGGCAGTCACGCCGGCTTTATCCTGTATCTGACTGACGCCAATGTGAACAACCAGGACGTGGACGCCCTGCGCAAGAGCCTGAAAGAAAGCAAAGGCCCCGGCAACTTCCGTAACCTGTTTTTGCACTCGCCTGGGGGTAATAAGGATGGCATGAAGTTGATCCCCGTAGCCGAAGTGGCCGCCAAGGATGAGTTTCTATCCATCAAGAACGTATCACGCGATGACCAGTTGGGCGCCCACCGGGTACCCCCACAACTGATGGGCATCATGCCCAACAACACCGGCGGCTTTGGGGATGTGGAAAAAGCCGCCAAGGTGTTCGATGCCAACGAACTCGAGTGCATCCGCCAGAACCTGCTCAGTATCAATGACTGGGCAGGGGAAGAGATTATCCGGTTTAAGGCGTTTAGTCTGGTGGCATCAGTCAGTGATTAA
- a CDS encoding tyrosine-type recombinase/integrase — protein sequence MANYTIQPRKTAKGDTRYRCLVRASDGRSESKTFGKHQIAKEWGILRCTAIENEAITEQHKTSTIFELLNLFYEDHDLWSNTGRTKRYVIQMLMDCDIAQVRTDQLKASDIIQHCKNRREAGAGPATIYHDVAYLRSVMKKAKAVWDIEANWQVFEEAVPVLIDMKLVGKSQKRTRRPTTDELNKLRKGLRQRMGNAHGGAIPFVDILDFSILTCMRIGEVCRITWRDLDEKNKTVIVRDRKDPRKKDGNHMVVPLLGDSFKIIKRQPKSDDRIFPYNEKSVTAGFQRVRNALGITDLHYHDLRREGASRLFEAGYSIEEVAQVTGHRNLNILWQVYTQLYPHKLHDKFKAV from the coding sequence ATGGCTAACTACACTATTCAACCCCGCAAAACCGCAAAGGGTGATACTCGTTATCGGTGCTTAGTTAGAGCTTCTGATGGTCGCAGCGAGTCCAAGACTTTTGGCAAGCATCAGATTGCTAAAGAGTGGGGCATTTTACGCTGTACAGCAATTGAAAACGAGGCCATTACAGAACAGCACAAAACTAGCACCATTTTTGAACTGCTGAATTTATTCTATGAGGATCATGATCTATGGAGTAATACCGGCAGAACAAAGCGTTACGTGATCCAGATGTTAATGGACTGCGATATTGCTCAAGTGCGCACTGATCAGCTCAAAGCGTCTGACATTATCCAGCACTGTAAAAATCGCCGAGAAGCTGGCGCGGGGCCTGCAACTATTTACCATGATGTGGCATATCTTCGCAGCGTGATGAAAAAAGCAAAAGCGGTTTGGGATATAGAGGCTAACTGGCAAGTTTTTGAAGAAGCAGTTCCCGTTCTAATAGACATGAAGCTCGTCGGCAAAAGCCAAAAACGTACCAGACGCCCGACCACTGATGAACTGAATAAATTACGAAAAGGCCTACGTCAACGTATGGGCAATGCTCACGGTGGCGCTATCCCTTTTGTCGATATTCTTGATTTCAGTATCTTAACCTGTATGCGCATTGGCGAAGTCTGCCGGATCACCTGGCGCGATTTAGATGAAAAGAATAAGACCGTGATCGTTCGTGATAGGAAAGACCCGCGCAAAAAAGATGGGAACCACATGGTAGTGCCATTGCTTGGTGACTCCTTCAAAATTATTAAACGGCAGCCTAAATCCGACGACCGGATATTCCCCTACAACGAAAAATCTGTCACTGCTGGATTTCAACGTGTCCGCAATGCCCTTGGCATCACTGATCTGCATTACCATGATCTACGGCGTGAAGGAGCCAGCCGATTGTTTGAAGCAGGTTATTCCATTGAGGAAGTCGCCCAGGTAACAGGGCATAGAAATTTAAATATTCTTTGGCAAGTCTACACCCAGCTCTACCCTCATAAGCTGCATGACAAGTTTAAGGCTGTCTGA